TCCGAGCGTCTAGTTGAGTTGCATGACCTTGAATCCGGGTGGCTGGACGGCGTCGGGGCCCAGGTTGACCGCAAGGTCCTTCGTGAAGTCGAGTCGCTGCTTTTGGAATTTCTTGACACGGGAGTAAGGCGTCCCTATATCTATCCAACTGAGGAGGGGGACGTACAGCTTGAGTGGCCATTTGCGGCCGGAGAGGTCACTCTAGTCGTAACTTCGGATGAGCGGGTGGAAGTTTTCGTATTCTCTAAAGAGAATGATGACGAGCGGGAGCAGTCATTCTCTTGGCGGCAGTTGACTGAGATTGCAGAATTTGTCCATGGGGGGATTGCGGAGTATGGCGACTGATGGCTCAAGCCTTCGTCCCGGGGAATTTGAGATAGTCGATGAGGGGGAGCGGCTCTGGCGTCAGGTTAACCCTGCATGGATCCAAGAGGGACGGGTCACCAGTCAACTATTCAGTCCCACTCCCAAGGACACTGGGGAAGTTTCTGTATGCAGAGCTTCGAAAGTGAGTGCCGAGTCATCCTATGAGCACCACACGGAGGTGCTGGGATACAAGTCGGTCGGCGTCTACTCTGTAGATGTAGTCGAGGTCGAGGACGTGGGACTTCGGGCCGTTGACGATTCCCAGGTCAACGATGGAGACGAGCGTCCGCCAGGGCACTCCTATATCGACTTTAAGTCTGCGAGTGGCAATCAGCGAAAAAAGCGCGCAAGTAAATTGCGCGATAAGGCCGAAAAGCGTGGTTGGCAATATCGCCCGGGGGAACAGTCGTAGGCTGCGTGAGATCTATACGCTTTCGGGATGCGACCTGACCGTCTAAAGCATGGGTTGAGATTCCGCTGTGTGCTGTATGACGCTGCGGATCTCTGGTGGACCATGAAGCCGTTACGGTGCAGGCGAGAGGCCGTTTGCGCAGGTGGAAGTACGACTCCAACCATGCCTACAGCAGAGGCGAAACGAGCGGCTGACAGCAACGATTCCACATGACGCCTGTCGTTGACTCGGCGCAGGCACTCGTCCGGGGCGTCGTCCAAGCGGGCACCGGCACCCTGCCCGAACCTTACGGATCAAGCGCCGCGCAGATCCGACGCTCTCTATGGAGTGGGCGGGGTTACGGAAGCGAGCGTGTGCCTCGCGGCGGTTGTGAACCGCTCGCGTATGCCAGCGCGGGCTTCCTGGTTGCGCTTCAGTTCATCGATGATCGCAGTAGCTTGGTCAAGGAATACGGAAAACCCGTCGCCATCCTCATACGCGCGAGCGATTGCAGCGTTGGCGAGTTCCTGGGCTCGTTCCATGCTCTCGAATATCGCTGCCGCCTGCGGGTCCTCATGGATTGGCCGACCACTTTCGTTTGCCTGCGCCACGAGCTCTTGCATCTGCCTCGTGGTCTCCTCCATAGTCTCCCTAGCCGCTCTCATCGCTGGCGTTGTCTCGTTGGTCATGCGTTCAGTTGCAGCCGGAAGTGTTGATTCTGTTAGCTCCTTGAATTTGGTGGCTATATCTACGTCACGCCGAATGCTGTCGGCGAGCTCTTCCGCCGCCCGGGCTACATCGGCCGGTCCTAGGATGTCGATCCTCCGAGCACGCTCCGCCATGCGGCTGGCAGCTTCCTTTAGCGGGTTGACTCCTGGCGATTCGGAGTCTCCCGGCAAGCCCACGGAGTCAATAAGGCGAAGGCACTCGTCCCAAGCTGCTAGGAAACCCTCGTATGCCTGAAGCCGCTGTTGCCGAAGCCAGTGGGCTTGATCGACTGTGGCTTGATCGTGAACTTGCTGCAAGGTGGCTTGCGCACTGAGCACAGCTCCTTTCTTGGTGGCCCGCGCGGACAGAGCCGCACCGACCACTGTGCCTGCCAGTCCGAACACGGCAGCCACCAGGGCAACCACAAGTTCTCTCATGAAGAGACATCATCGCGACAATGACGGTCGGGTGGAATGGGACGTCCCGTGTACCTGGTTGCGCCGCCCATGCCCCGGTAGCACCCGTCGATGACGGGGCGGTCGGCCACGCGGGCAGCAGCGGCTTGCCCCGGCGGACGCCCGGTTGCGTGGTTCGGGATCCTGAAGCCACGGACCTCACACGACTCCGCCGCATAGTCCCTACCCCGACCAGTCCGGGTCACCGGACACCACATTGTTCGGAACCACCCATGCACGCCCACCAAGACTTCTAAATCAGTGGTCAGCGAGTGCTGTACAGCAGAGAAGTACAGCAACCACCCCAACCACCGTCGATCGACACCGGCCCCAGCCGACCCACTGACCAGCCGGGCAGACCTCAGCGACCGCCCCGCGCGTAGTTCGCATCGAGGGGGTCAGGGGTTCAAATCCCCTCAGGTCCACCGCAGCTCAAAGCCCCCGCCGGGGAAACCTGGCGGGGGCTTTTTGGTGTCCGGTGCCCGTGCGGTGGCGATCAGGTGGAGCGGTTTTCCGCGTTGACCATCCAGGCGTGTTTCTCCAGGGAATCGATGATCGCGTGCAGTAGGTCGGCCGTGGAGGGGTCCTCGGTGTCGACCTGGTCGTGGAGGGTGCGGAGGGTGTCCGCGGTGGCGCGCAGGCGGGCGGTGATGAGGTCGACGACGGTGCTTACGCTCGCCTCGCCCGCCGGGAACGTGGGGAGGGTGGTGGTCGCTGCCACGGTCTCGGAGCGGCCGTCCGGGATGGCGGCCAGGGCGCGCATGCGTTCGGCGATGGTGTCGGCCGACTCGCGGGCGTCGTCCACGATCTGATCCAGTTGAAGGTGGAGGTCGCGGAAGTTGTGGCCGACCACGTTCCAGTGGGCCTGCTTGCCCTGGAGATGCAGTTCGACGAGGTCCACCACGATCTGCTGCAACGCCTGGGCGAGCTGCGGCGAGGCCGTGAATCCGGCGACATCGCTCTCCGAACGTCGGGAACTCCCGGAAGCGGCCATGGTGTGTCTCCTTCGGAAGCGCCGCAGAGCAGACCCCTGGCACAGGAGGCCCGTGTTCGTATGCGATCAAGCCTCAGGGAGGTCTCTCTCCGTCGCCACTCCGCTTGATCCGCTCGGGTACCTGGGGGGGAATGAGTACCCCGCGCGATCCGCGGGCGGCCCGTGCGCGGTTGGGGGGAACGGTGAGCGAGACAGCTTCCGCGGGAACGGGTGCCGACGAGGCGGCAGGCGCCGCGCAGGACCGGAGGGTCCGTACGGTGGCCAAGGTCGGCCTCGCACTGCTGGTGCCCACGGCCGTCGTCAGCATCGTCCTCGCCCTCATGACGCAGCGGGCCACCGATTGCATCGTGGACGGTGACCACTGCTCCTCCATACCCGGCTCGGTGATCTTCGGGTCGTTTCTGGCCTCGGCGGCGTTCGGGGTCTTCGCCGTCGGCTGCCCGCGGGAGCGGCTGCCGTTTCCCTCGGCGCGGTCGTGGGCGGTCGAGCTACAGGGGGCCGCTCAGGTGGTGATGGCGATGCTGCTGCTGGCCTCTCCCTGAGCGTTCGGGAGGCGCGGGGGAGGGTGCGATGTCATGGAATCGTGCTTACCGCGTTCGTGTTTGGTGCGGGCCGGTGGACAGGTGATGGCGCAGGCCAGGGGCACGGGCATAGTAGGTGCCCGGTCCTGTGGCTCCATGGCGTGAAAACGCCGTAGGGCAGAGGACGGCACAGCAGATCACAGCGCAACAACTGCACCACAACAGGGGGATAAGGCTCCATGCCACTCATACGCCGTTCCACCGTGGCGGCCGCGGCCATGACCGCGCTGCTGGTGGTCTCCGCTTCGGCCTGCGGGCCCGGTGACGACGAGTCGGCTTCTTCGTCGAACTCCTCGGCCGCGTCCACCGGGCAGCAGGCCAAGGACGGGATCAAGCTGCCCGATGGCGTCCCGACGAGTCTGGACGACCTGAAGAAGTGGAAGGAGGGCGGCTGGAAGGACTGGGACAAGTGGGCCCGCAAGGCATCGGAATTCGCCAATCCGATCATCAAGAACTTCTGGCAGCCGTCCAGGATGGCCAAGGCGAAGGACTCGTCGCACACCGTCTCCACGCAGAGCGCCGGCCAGGACCAGGCGGCCACCGACCCCGAGCCGCCCGCCGTGCCGGCCAAGCAGGTTTCGCGGCCGTACCACCAGAACATGGCGCCGGTCGGGAAGGTGTTCTTCGACGGCCCCGAGGGGCCGATGGTGTGTTCCGGGACGGTCATCGACGACCCGGCCCACCCGGGGAAGTCCAACCTGGTGTGGACCGCGGGCCACTGTGTGCACTCCGGCAAGCAGGGCGGCTGGATGCGCAACATCGTGTTCGTGCCCTCGTACAACGACAACGGACTGCCGGCCGAGCAGACCCAGTCGGCGGCGCAGAACGAGGTCAGCCCCTACGGCGTGTGGTGGGCGGACTGGTCGCAGACCTCGTCCGAGTGGATCGCGAACGGCGGTAAGACCGGCGGAGTGGGGTCGGCGTACGACTTCGCGGTGCTGCATCTGAAGCCCGAGAACGGCGGCGGCAAGTCGTTGCAGGAGACGGTCGGGGCCTCGGTGCCGGTGTGGTTCGGGGCGCCGTCGGCCGACCAGGTGAGCTCGATCGGCGCGTACGGCTACCCGCAGGCCCCGCCGTACGACGGGGCGAAGATGTTCAACTGCACCAGCAGGCCGGGCCGGCTGTCGTTCTCGCCCACCTCGCCGACGATGTACCGGATCGGCTGCTCGATGACCGGCGGGACCTCGGGCGGTGGCTGGTTCGTCAACCACGGCGGTAAGACGGTGCTGGTGTCCAACAGCTCGATCGGCTCGTACGGGCACACCTGGCTCGCCGGGCCGCATCTGGGGGCCGAGGCCAAGGGCGTGTTCGAGGCCATCAGCAAGAAGTTCGCCGGTCAGGGCTGACCGGGGCGCGGAGACGCGACAGGTGTTACGGGGCCCGCTCCGCGTTCCGGAGCGGGCCCCTCGTCATGGGCTTACGGGTGCGCCCGTAAGCCCATCCGTGAGGTCCGTTGTGCCCGCCTCACCCGTGGCGTCCGTAAGGAGCTTGGCGTAGCAACGGCTGCTCTCCTCGAACCGGTAGAGCCCGAACTTGGTCACCGGCGCGTAGCCGGACGAGGTGTACAGCGCGATGGCCTCGGGCTGCTCGGTGCCGGTCTCCAGAACCATCCGCACCCGCCCCGCCTCCCGCGCGCTGTCCTCCAGCGCCGCGAGGATCCGCCGGGCCAGCCCCCGCCCGCGTGCCGAGCGCACCACGAACATCCGCTTGATCTCGGCGTCCCCGTCCTCGTAGCCCTCCTCGTTCCGCTCCTGGCTGCGCCAGCCGCCGCTCGCGACCGGGGTGCCGTCCGTGTCGTACACGATGAGATAGAGGCCGTGCGGCGGGTCGAAGTGGGCCGGGTCCATATGCGTCAGATCGCCCTCGCCGTAGCGCTCGGCGTACTCCACCTGCACTTCCGCGTCGAGTTTGCGGGCGTCAGGGTGATCGTAGCGAATGACTCGAACGTCCATGCGACGGATCGTACTTCCATGCGGGGGGAGGGGCCGTTGTTTTTGTCGCGTATCGTGCCGGGCGTGCTCACCGTGACGACCGTGAATGTGAACGGGCTGCGCGCCGCCGCCAAGAAGGGCTTCATCTCCTGGCTGGACGGCACCGCGGCCGATGTGGTGTGCCTCCAGGAGGTGCGCGCCGAGCCCAAGGAACTGCCCGAGGCGGTGCGCGAACCCGATGGCTGGCATGTGGTGCACGCCCCAGCGGCGGCCAAGGGCCGGGCCGGGGTGTCGGTGTACGCCCGGCGCGAGCTGGAGGGCGTCCGGGTCGGCTTCGGATCGTCCGAGTTCGACGGCAGCGGCCGCTATGTGGAGGTCGATCTGCCGGGCGTGACCGTCGGCAGCCTGTACCTTCCCTCGGGCGAGGTCGGCACGGACCGCCAGGACGAGAAGGAGCGCTTCATGGCGGAGTTCCTTCCGTATCTGAAGGAGCTGCGCGAGCGGGCGGCGGCCGGTGGGCGCGAGGCGCTGGTGTGCGGCGACTGGAACATCGCCCACCAGGAGGCCGACCTCAAGAACTGGAAGGCCAACCAGAAGAAGTCCGGCTTCCTGCCGGAGGAGCGCGCCTGGCTGGGCAGGGTCTTCGAGGAGGCGGCGTACGTGGACGTGGTGCGCGCCCTGCACCCGGACGTCGCGGGTCCCTACTCGTGGTGGTCCTACCGCGGCCGGGCCTTCGACAATGACGCGGGCTGGCGCATCGACTACCAGATCGCCACCCCGGGGCTCGCCGGGCGCGCGGTCAAGGCGGTCGTGGAGCGGGCGGCCGCCTACGACCAGCGGTGGAGCGACCACGCCCCGGTGACGGTGGCCTACGGCCCGGCTCACTGAGGTTCGCGGGGGCAGCGGTCCTGTGGGTTCGCCGCCTCCGGGGGCTCATCGGCCCCGCGGGCTCACTGGCCCGTCCTCCCCGGGGCCGCTGACCCGTACGTCCCCGGGCTCTCTGACCCGTACCTCCCCGCAGGCTCACTGGCCCCCGGAGCGACCCCCGGAGGGCCCCCTGGGCGGGGCCTCGCCCAGCTCCGCCCGCATTCGGCGGTTCATGGCCATCGTCAGCTCGGCGTCCACCACGCTGGTGGCCAGTGGCCGCAGCCGCTCCATGGTCTCGCCGACGTCCTCGCCGCGCTCCATGGCGTCCGCCAGCACATGGGTGCGCAGCAGTGTGACGAAGGTCTCGGCGATCGCGTCCACATGCTCACGCACCTCGCGCGCCGCGCCGAGCACGGCGGCCAGTGGGACGCCCTGTTCGACCAGGGTGTGTGAGACGTCCAGCAGGCGGCGGCTGAGGTGGACGATCTCGTCGCCGTCGACGGCCAGATAGCCGAGGTCGAGGGAGGTGCTGAGGTTCTCCGGGGTGACCTCGCCCTGGAAGTAGTCGGCGAGGGCCTCGGGCCTGAGCCGGACCGGGGTCTCCGCGGGCCAGGACGCGGCGGCGCCGGGCAGTCCGAGCAGCTCGCCGACGTCTCGGCGGCCGCTTTCGAAGGCGGCGAGCAGCTCGGCGATCCCGCCGAGGGTGTGGCCGCGTTCCAGCAGCGCCGCGATCGTCCGCAGCCGGGCCAGATGGTGGTCGTTGTACCAGGCGATCCGGCCCTCGCGGCGCGGCGGTGGGAGCAGCTTGCGCTCCCGGTAGAAGCGCAGGGTGCGCACGGTGATCCCGGCCTTCTCGGCCAGTTCCGCCATGCGGTACTCGCGTACCTCGTCCGCTTCGCTCGTCGCCACGAGGGAAGCCTATGCCGAAGCCCATGCCGAGGCCGGTCAGGTG
This genomic interval from Streptomyces asiaticus contains the following:
- a CDS encoding Dps family protein, producing the protein MAASGSSRRSESDVAGFTASPQLAQALQQIVVDLVELHLQGKQAHWNVVGHNFRDLHLQLDQIVDDARESADTIAERMRALAAIPDGRSETVAATTTLPTFPAGEASVSTVVDLITARLRATADTLRTLHDQVDTEDPSTADLLHAIIDSLEKHAWMVNAENRST
- a CDS encoding trypsin-like serine peptidase, with protein sequence MPLIRRSTVAAAAMTALLVVSASACGPGDDESASSSNSSAASTGQQAKDGIKLPDGVPTSLDDLKKWKEGGWKDWDKWARKASEFANPIIKNFWQPSRMAKAKDSSHTVSTQSAGQDQAATDPEPPAVPAKQVSRPYHQNMAPVGKVFFDGPEGPMVCSGTVIDDPAHPGKSNLVWTAGHCVHSGKQGGWMRNIVFVPSYNDNGLPAEQTQSAAQNEVSPYGVWWADWSQTSSEWIANGGKTGGVGSAYDFAVLHLKPENGGGKSLQETVGASVPVWFGAPSADQVSSIGAYGYPQAPPYDGAKMFNCTSRPGRLSFSPTSPTMYRIGCSMTGGTSGGGWFVNHGGKTVLVSNSSIGSYGHTWLAGPHLGAEAKGVFEAISKKFAGQG
- a CDS encoding GNAT family N-acetyltransferase codes for the protein MDVRVIRYDHPDARKLDAEVQVEYAERYGEGDLTHMDPAHFDPPHGLYLIVYDTDGTPVASGGWRSQERNEEGYEDGDAEIKRMFVVRSARGRGLARRILAALEDSAREAGRVRMVLETGTEQPEAIALYTSSGYAPVTKFGLYRFEESSRCYAKLLTDATGEAGTTDLTDGLTGAPVSP
- a CDS encoding exodeoxyribonuclease III, producing the protein MLTVTTVNVNGLRAAAKKGFISWLDGTAADVVCLQEVRAEPKELPEAVREPDGWHVVHAPAAAKGRAGVSVYARRELEGVRVGFGSSEFDGSGRYVEVDLPGVTVGSLYLPSGEVGTDRQDEKERFMAEFLPYLKELRERAAAGGREALVCGDWNIAHQEADLKNWKANQKKSGFLPEERAWLGRVFEEAAYVDVVRALHPDVAGPYSWWSYRGRAFDNDAGWRIDYQIATPGLAGRAVKAVVERAAAYDQRWSDHAPVTVAYGPAH
- a CDS encoding MerR family transcriptional regulator, which produces MATSEADEVREYRMAELAEKAGITVRTLRFYRERKLLPPPRREGRIAWYNDHHLARLRTIAALLERGHTLGGIAELLAAFESGRRDVGELLGLPGAAASWPAETPVRLRPEALADYFQGEVTPENLSTSLDLGYLAVDGDEIVHLSRRLLDVSHTLVEQGVPLAAVLGAAREVREHVDAIAETFVTLLRTHVLADAMERGEDVGETMERLRPLATSVVDAELTMAMNRRMRAELGEAPPRGPSGGRSGGQ